In a genomic window of Niallia taxi:
- a CDS encoding GH1 family beta-glucosidase — protein MKFPHDFLFGAASASYQVEGAWNEDGKGVTNWDVFSKLPGKTFEGTNGDVAIDHYHRYKEDIKLMAEMGLESYRFSVSWARILPTGDGEVNAKGLEFYNNLINECLKFGIVPFVTLYHWDLPLTLEEDGGWTNRRTADAFVKYAEVCFREFGDRVKHWITFNETVMFTGLGYLKGAHPPGITNDEKKYFQATHYVFYAHAKAVEVYKSLKQYGEIGITHVFLPAYSVDGKQANINAAQHANEYETFWYYDPILQGEYPSYVVKQLEEKGWTPSWTEEELDTLKRNAESNDFIGLNYYQPIRVERIAEGSLAMEHSRESSTLAPGNPSFDGYYRTVKMDDKTYTKWGWEISPQGFLDGLHMLKDRYGDIKMYVTENGLGDEDPIIDNEIVDVPRIKYIEEHLKVVKRAIEEGINLKGYYAWSVIDLLSWLNGYKKQYGFIYVDHADNLNRKKKLSFHWYKHIIETRGEEL, from the coding sequence ATGAAATTTCCACATGATTTTTTATTTGGTGCAGCATCTGCTTCTTACCAAGTGGAAGGAGCATGGAATGAGGATGGTAAGGGGGTAACAAACTGGGACGTATTTTCGAAATTACCAGGAAAGACTTTCGAAGGGACGAATGGTGATGTCGCAATTGACCATTATCATCGCTATAAAGAGGATATTAAATTAATGGCTGAGATGGGTCTTGAATCCTATCGTTTCTCTGTGTCATGGGCACGCATTCTGCCTACAGGTGATGGAGAAGTTAATGCTAAAGGCTTGGAGTTTTATAATAATCTTATCAATGAGTGCTTGAAATTCGGCATCGTGCCATTTGTGACATTGTATCATTGGGATTTGCCACTAACTTTAGAAGAGGATGGCGGTTGGACAAATAGACGTACAGCAGATGCATTCGTTAAATATGCAGAAGTTTGCTTCCGTGAATTTGGGGACCGTGTTAAACATTGGATCACTTTCAATGAAACGGTCATGTTTACAGGGTTAGGCTATTTAAAAGGTGCACATCCACCAGGCATTACGAATGATGAGAAGAAATATTTCCAAGCAACACATTATGTGTTTTATGCTCATGCTAAAGCAGTAGAAGTGTATAAGAGCTTAAAGCAATACGGTGAAATCGGAATTACACATGTGTTTTTGCCTGCCTACAGTGTGGACGGCAAGCAAGCAAATATCAATGCTGCACAGCATGCGAATGAATATGAGACTTTTTGGTATTATGATCCGATTTTACAAGGAGAATATCCATCTTATGTTGTGAAGCAGCTAGAAGAAAAGGGTTGGACTCCTAGCTGGACAGAGGAAGAACTAGATACATTGAAAAGAAATGCAGAAAGTAATGATTTTATCGGCTTGAATTATTACCAGCCAATCCGTGTTGAAAGAATTGCAGAAGGTTCGCTTGCAATGGAGCATTCAAGAGAATCCTCCACACTTGCTCCTGGTAACCCATCCTTTGACGGATACTATCGAACAGTCAAAATGGATGACAAAACATATACAAAATGGGGCTGGGAAATCTCTCCACAAGGCTTCCTTGACGGCTTGCATATGTTAAAAGACCGCTATGGAGATATTAAAATGTACGTAACTGAAAATGGCCTTGGCGACGAGGATCCAATCATTGATAACGAAATAGTCGATGTTCCTCGAATTAAATATATTGAAGAGCATTTAAAGGTTGTGAAGCGTGCAATAGAAGAAGGAATTAACTTAAAAGGCTATTATGCATGGTCTGTTATTGATTTGTTAAGCTGGCTTAACGGTTATAAGAAGCAGTACGGATTTATTTATGTCGACCACGCTGATAATCTGAACAGAAAGAAAAAGCTTTCGTTTCATTGGTACAAGCATATCATTGAAACGAGAGGGGAAGAGCTTTAA
- a CDS encoding catalase, which produces MKEKERHFYSKKANHTDLSNWQDDLPGALHSETVGERGPVLEQDNILHETLENFIHEKIPERPVHVKGYGAFGYFQTIHSMSEYTKLCFLQEPGQQVPVTVRFSLAVSTKGTPDTSRNVRGFSTKFYSEKGIFDLICNHIPVFSVRDAIRFPESIKAFLPSPVNNLLDPNRFWSFVARAPESIHFVVRLYSDAGTVKSLRHIPGHSVSTYVWRNAQGVRRYVKYHWLPSSGIKFIDSKESAYWNGSDPDIAGKDLFEAIEKGKKVEYILYVQLMETADEARLPYDPLDDTKVWDEQQYPLLPVGRMILNRNPYNYMEQVEKVAFSPSNLLEGAELSDDKMLQGRSNIYWDSQRHRLGSGFRSIPINNQQDWEPSALVTSGKGRHVEGRLQRSSIPKQDDFTQAGQYFHTLPSIQQDHLVENLANDLAKVADETRSVVLQYLYNASSTLGGRVLRQIEMKSND; this is translated from the coding sequence TTGAAAGAAAAGGAACGACATTTTTACAGTAAAAAAGCGAATCACACAGACCTCTCGAACTGGCAGGATGATTTACCTGGGGCGTTGCATTCAGAGACGGTTGGAGAAAGAGGTCCTGTTTTGGAACAGGATAATATTCTTCATGAAACATTAGAAAATTTTATCCATGAAAAAATTCCAGAAAGACCCGTACATGTAAAAGGCTATGGTGCTTTTGGCTACTTTCAAACGATTCATTCTATGAGCGAATATACGAAGCTATGTTTTTTACAGGAGCCAGGACAGCAGGTGCCAGTTACAGTAAGGTTTTCGCTTGCTGTCAGTACGAAAGGCACTCCGGATACGTCGCGGAATGTGAGAGGGTTTTCTACAAAGTTTTATTCAGAAAAAGGTATTTTCGATTTGATTTGCAATCATATTCCCGTTTTTTCTGTCCGTGATGCGATTCGCTTTCCTGAGTCGATTAAAGCCTTTCTTCCTTCCCCAGTGAACAATCTGCTTGATCCAAATCGCTTCTGGAGCTTTGTTGCCCGTGCCCCTGAGTCCATACATTTCGTTGTCCGCTTATATTCTGATGCAGGTACAGTTAAGAGTCTCCGGCATATCCCTGGCCACAGTGTGAGTACATATGTATGGAGAAATGCCCAAGGTGTAAGACGTTATGTAAAATATCATTGGCTTCCGTCCTCTGGCATCAAATTTATTGACAGTAAAGAGTCTGCTTATTGGAATGGTTCGGATCCTGATATTGCTGGGAAGGATTTGTTTGAGGCAATTGAAAAAGGCAAAAAGGTCGAATATATTCTCTATGTTCAGTTAATGGAAACAGCTGATGAGGCTCGCTTGCCATATGACCCACTTGATGACACGAAGGTATGGGATGAACAGCAGTACCCCCTTCTTCCTGTTGGTCGGATGATTTTAAATCGCAACCCATACAATTATATGGAACAGGTCGAAAAAGTGGCCTTTTCCCCTTCCAATCTGTTAGAAGGGGCAGAGCTTTCTGATGATAAGATGCTGCAGGGGCGCTCCAATATATACTGGGATTCTCAGCGGCACCGTCTAGGCTCTGGTTTTCGATCAATACCCATTAACAACCAGCAGGACTGGGAGCCATCAGCGCTCGTGACAAGCGGTAAAGGAAGGCATGTAGAAGGTCGCCTCCAACGCTCCAGTATTCCAAAACAAGACGACTTTACACAGGCCGGCCAGTACTTTCATACACTTCCTTCCATACAGCAGGACCATTTAGTTGAGAATCTGGCCAATGACCTTGCAAAGGTTGCTGATGAAACGAGAAGTGTTGTTCTCCAATATTTATATAATGCCTCCTCTACTTTAGGTGGAAGAGTATTACGTCAAATTGAAATGAAATCAAATGACTGA
- a CDS encoding LysR family transcriptional regulator, producing the protein MEWQQFEYFRTLAQMEHVTKAAEALCITQPALSRSIARFEEEIGAPLFERQGRSIRLNKYGKLFLQRVDIMMKEFELGKKEIQEFLEPGRGAVSFGFLHTLSTNLIPDVIAAFRCKFPNINITLKQSPSHSLLDDMQKGELDFCLVSPIELLTPIEWTKLFSEQLFVYVPKTHMLAEHASIDLHLLAEEPFILLKQGYALRILTEEMLQEKGIQPKIAFEGDEADTIAGLVAAGLGISILPDMKGTDMNNIVKITINPPEYERIIALAWVDGRYLSPAALQFKGFIFDYFAEGN; encoded by the coding sequence ATGGAATGGCAACAATTTGAATACTTCCGAACGCTTGCCCAAATGGAGCATGTGACAAAAGCAGCCGAAGCACTTTGCATTACACAGCCTGCCTTAAGTCGGTCGATTGCCCGCTTTGAAGAAGAGATAGGTGCTCCATTATTTGAACGACAAGGACGTTCAATCAGACTTAATAAGTATGGAAAGCTGTTTTTACAGCGTGTTGACATTATGATGAAGGAATTTGAACTTGGTAAAAAGGAAATACAGGAATTTCTAGAGCCTGGACGAGGGGCCGTTTCCTTTGGTTTTTTGCATACATTAAGTACGAATTTAATCCCAGATGTAATTGCAGCTTTCCGCTGCAAATTTCCCAATATTAATATCACCTTAAAGCAAAGCCCCTCACACTCCCTACTGGATGATATGCAAAAAGGAGAATTAGATTTTTGTCTAGTAAGTCCGATTGAATTACTTACACCAATCGAATGGACGAAGCTTTTTAGTGAACAGCTATTTGTTTATGTACCTAAAACACATATGCTTGCTGAGCATGCTAGCATCGATTTGCACCTGTTAGCAGAAGAACCGTTCATTCTGTTAAAGCAGGGCTATGCACTGCGGATATTAACAGAGGAAATGTTACAGGAAAAAGGAATACAGCCTAAGATAGCTTTTGAAGGGGATGAAGCAGACACTATTGCAGGTTTAGTCGCAGCAGGATTAGGCATTTCCATCCTGCCAGATATGAAAGGAACCGACATGAATAACATTGTCAAGATAACCATTAATCCTCCTGAATATGAAAGAATTATTGCTTTAGCTTGGGTTGATGGACGTTATCTTTCCCCTGCTGCCTTACAGTTTAAAGGCTTTATTTTCGATTATTTTGCAGAGGGTAACTAA
- a CDS encoding GntR family transcriptional regulator: protein MAVKYREIAEFLEKEITEGKFDETNKLPTEEELAKQFEVSRSTVRKAVTQLVNRGYIYQVQGSGMFLRKKSETDYINLGSLRGLTKDLPAKIIETKVLELHVMEADDELASRLQCETGAKLYYTKRLRIVNEEPFSIEISYFKKDIVPYLNEEIAVQSIYTYLIEDLKLSIGFADKVINCALMEEDTANLLQLKSGDPGLIIENTVSLTNGIIFELSKSIFHFQKAKILNRVSFK, encoded by the coding sequence ATGGCAGTAAAATATAGAGAGATAGCGGAGTTCTTGGAGAAGGAAATTACAGAAGGGAAATTTGACGAGACGAATAAACTTCCAACAGAGGAGGAGCTTGCCAAACAATTTGAGGTAAGCAGGAGCACTGTCAGAAAAGCAGTCACACAGCTTGTTAATCGGGGCTATATTTACCAGGTTCAAGGGAGCGGGATGTTCCTGAGAAAAAAATCGGAAACAGATTATATCAACTTAGGGAGCTTGCGTGGTTTAACAAAGGATTTGCCAGCTAAAATAATTGAAACGAAGGTTTTAGAACTGCATGTCATGGAGGCAGATGACGAGCTGGCAAGTAGACTTCAATGTGAAACAGGAGCCAAATTGTACTATACAAAGCGTTTGCGCATTGTCAATGAAGAGCCTTTTTCCATTGAAATCAGCTATTTTAAAAAGGATATTGTTCCATATTTAAATGAGGAAATAGCTGTACAATCAATTTATACCTATTTAATTGAAGACTTAAAGCTAAGCATCGGGTTTGCAGACAAGGTGATAAATTGTGCGTTGATGGAGGAAGACACAGCCAATTTGCTGCAATTAAAAAGCGGCGATCCTGGATTGATAATCGAAAACACCGTATCACTTACAAATGGCATCATATTTGAACTGTCGAAATCGATCTTTCATTTTCAGAAAGCAAAAATATTGAATAGAGTTAGCTTTAAATAA
- a CDS encoding MetQ/NlpA family ABC transporter substrate-binding protein, producing the protein MKKLAKLFIVLLAVWALAACGNESASGDSKTVKVKIGVTGTDGEVWPLLKEKAKKEGIDIELVEFSDYTLPNQALANKEIDINSFQHIAFLSQFAKENNADLEPIGATVIAPMGIYSEKIKDIKELKKGDKIAIPDDPSNQARALKLLESAGLIKLSDDFGLFGDPTKIVENPKDLDIYPVVAQQTPRLLPDVAASVINNGVAGQAGFDPVKDPIYLEDADDESVLPYVNVFAARSEDADNETYKRIVELYHEADMIKAVEADTNGGSIVVDTPKEELVKQFKGL; encoded by the coding sequence ATGAAAAAATTAGCGAAATTATTTATTGTATTACTTGCAGTTTGGGCTCTTGCAGCATGCGGAAATGAATCAGCTTCAGGCGATTCAAAAACAGTGAAAGTAAAAATTGGTGTAACCGGCACAGATGGTGAAGTATGGCCACTTTTAAAAGAAAAAGCGAAAAAAGAGGGAATTGATATTGAACTAGTGGAGTTCTCTGATTATACACTTCCAAACCAAGCACTAGCGAACAAGGAGATTGATATTAACTCATTCCAGCATATTGCCTTCCTTAGTCAGTTTGCCAAAGAAAATAATGCAGATTTAGAACCAATTGGTGCTACAGTTATTGCTCCTATGGGTATTTACTCGGAAAAAATCAAGGATATTAAAGAATTGAAAAAAGGCGATAAAATTGCTATTCCTGATGACCCATCAAATCAGGCGCGTGCATTAAAGCTTCTTGAATCAGCAGGCTTAATCAAACTTTCAGATGACTTTGGACTTTTCGGTGATCCTACTAAAATTGTTGAAAATCCAAAAGACCTAGATATTTATCCAGTTGTTGCACAGCAGACTCCACGCCTTCTTCCAGATGTAGCAGCATCTGTCATTAACAACGGTGTTGCAGGCCAGGCAGGGTTTGACCCAGTTAAGGATCCAATTTACTTAGAAGATGCAGATGATGAAAGTGTTCTACCATATGTAAATGTTTTTGCGGCACGATCAGAGGATGCAGACAATGAAACATATAAGCGCATTGTGGAGCTATACCATGAGGCAGACATGATAAAAGCAGTAGAAGCAGATACAAACGGTGGCTCCATCGTAGTTGATACACCGAAGGAAGAGCTAGTAAAACAATTTAAAGGACTATAG
- a CDS encoding MFS transporter, giving the protein MAIKYGTPIFRKTSFAFFAAGFNTFAILYCVQPLMQDLASEFQLSATMASLALSLSTICLAVSMLLFGSLSEVWGRKPTMVYSMLIASILCLLTAITDNFHVLLFLRILTGIVLAGVPSVAMAYLGEEVESVSLGKAMGLYISGNAIGAMGGRIISGILSHYFGWHIAIGAVGIISIAATVIFALTLRPSHNFNAKSFGIYNLGKSLTAHLKDPGLLCLFGLGFLLLGGNVALFNYIGYVLTSEPYSLQQGVVSWIFLLFVIGMFSSIWIGRLVDRYGRQYILLMNLVLIIAGALLTINESLLGKIIGLGMTTFGFFGGHSIASGWVSQRAVNNKAQASSLYLFLYYAGSSVGGTLGGVFWTSIGWSGVVSMVIAFSILGIILAAVLLKITGIRQQPIKKTKHLQIDK; this is encoded by the coding sequence ATGGCCATAAAATACGGTACACCGATATTTCGTAAAACAAGCTTTGCTTTTTTTGCGGCAGGCTTCAACACTTTTGCCATTCTGTATTGTGTTCAACCATTGATGCAGGACCTTGCTTCAGAATTTCAGCTTTCTGCAACAATGGCTAGCTTAGCTTTATCACTTTCGACGATTTGCTTAGCGGTTAGTATGCTGCTTTTTGGGTCATTGTCTGAAGTATGGGGACGAAAGCCTACTATGGTTTATTCGATGCTTATAGCTTCCATTCTATGCTTATTGACTGCCATCACTGATAATTTTCATGTTTTGCTTTTTTTGAGGATTTTAACAGGAATTGTTTTGGCAGGAGTGCCGTCTGTTGCAATGGCATATCTGGGAGAAGAAGTGGAATCTGTTAGCTTAGGAAAAGCGATGGGACTTTATATTAGCGGCAATGCTATAGGAGCAATGGGTGGGAGAATTATTTCAGGAATCCTGAGTCATTATTTTGGCTGGCATATTGCGATAGGTGCTGTTGGGATTATTAGTATTGCAGCTACCGTTATTTTTGCTTTAACGCTAAGACCCTCGCACAATTTTAATGCAAAAAGCTTCGGAATATATAATCTCGGCAAGTCATTAACTGCTCATTTAAAGGACCCAGGCCTGTTATGTTTGTTTGGATTAGGGTTTTTGCTGCTTGGAGGTAACGTAGCACTGTTCAATTATATTGGCTATGTGCTGACAAGTGAACCTTATTCGCTGCAGCAAGGCGTGGTGAGCTGGATTTTCCTATTATTTGTTATCGGGATGTTCAGTTCGATTTGGATTGGCAGACTAGTAGACCGCTATGGACGTCAATATATTCTGCTAATGAATCTTGTGCTTATTATAGCAGGAGCCTTACTTACGATTAATGAGAGTTTACTAGGTAAAATTATCGGCTTAGGCATGACAACATTCGGTTTCTTCGGAGGCCATTCGATTGCAAGTGGCTGGGTCAGTCAAAGAGCAGTAAATAATAAAGCCCAAGCATCTTCGCTGTACTTATTCCTGTATTATGCTGGCTCAAGTGTCGGCGGAACACTTGGTGGAGTGTTTTGGACATCTATTGGCTGGAGTGGAGTAGTCTCAATGGTTATTGCCTTTTCCATTCTAGGTATTATTCTTGCTGCAGTGCTTCTTAAGATTACAGGAATCAGACAGCAGCCAATTAAGAAAACAAAACATCTGCAAATAGATAAGTAA
- a CDS encoding M20 family metallopeptidase, with protein sequence MSKVDTGLDVINNSVESKKDLYVQTSQAIHARPEIGNQEFFASESLGNLLESAGFTVEKAVAGHETSFYAVKDSGVSGPTIAFLAEYDALPGLGHACGHNIIGTTSTAAGIALAETLAETGGRVLVLGTPAEEGGPNGSAKGSFVKHGYLKDVDVALMLHPAGKTSLTSETLAVDPLDFHFYGKAAHAAGSPEKGINALDAVIQLFNGINALRQHLTDDVRIHGIITHGGDAPNIVPEYASARFFIRAEAWKKAEEVSLKVRAIADGAALATGATVKVERFQNEVKDFVLNDVLDDILKGELEAVGEKVSLEKATGKGSTDAGNISYEVPTAHGHIKIGPDDLIAHTNEFRESARSEVGDKAIISGAKALAATGYRLLKDSVLLRQVNKAFDTAKAAKNN encoded by the coding sequence ATGAGCAAAGTGGATACAGGTTTAGATGTAATTAATAATTCCGTTGAGAGCAAAAAGGATCTTTATGTACAAACAAGTCAAGCAATACATGCCAGACCTGAAATCGGCAATCAAGAGTTTTTTGCAAGTGAATCCTTAGGAAATTTATTGGAGAGCGCAGGATTTACGGTAGAAAAGGCAGTAGCTGGGCATGAAACTTCCTTTTATGCAGTGAAGGACAGCGGAGTATCTGGACCAACTATCGCTTTCCTTGCAGAATATGATGCTCTTCCAGGTCTTGGGCATGCGTGCGGTCATAATATCATTGGTACAACAAGCACAGCTGCAGGAATCGCACTTGCAGAAACACTTGCAGAAACAGGGGGGCGTGTTCTTGTATTAGGAACTCCTGCAGAAGAAGGCGGACCAAATGGCAGTGCAAAGGGCAGCTTTGTAAAGCATGGCTATTTAAAGGATGTTGACGTTGCATTAATGCTGCATCCTGCTGGAAAAACATCCTTGACGAGTGAAACACTTGCTGTTGATCCTTTAGATTTTCATTTCTACGGAAAAGCAGCACATGCTGCAGGCTCACCTGAAAAAGGTATTAATGCATTAGATGCGGTCATCCAGCTTTTCAATGGTATTAACGCACTACGACAGCACCTCACAGATGATGTAAGAATACATGGAATTATTACACATGGCGGAGATGCTCCTAATATTGTTCCTGAATATGCTTCAGCACGCTTCTTTATTAGGGCTGAAGCATGGAAAAAAGCAGAAGAAGTGTCATTAAAGGTCCGTGCTATTGCTGATGGTGCTGCACTCGCAACTGGAGCGACTGTTAAAGTAGAAAGATTCCAAAATGAAGTGAAGGATTTTGTGCTAAATGACGTATTGGATGATATTTTAAAAGGGGAGCTAGAAGCAGTTGGCGAAAAAGTTTCGTTAGAAAAAGCGACTGGAAAAGGGTCAACAGATGCTGGTAATATTAGCTATGAAGTTCCGACAGCTCACGGCCATATTAAAATTGGGCCAGATGATTTAATTGCACACACAAATGAATTCAGAGAGTCTGCACGTTCAGAAGTTGGCGATAAGGCAATTATTAGCGGAGCAAAGGCATTGGCGGCAACAGGCTACCGTCTGCTGAAGGATTCTGTGCTGCTTCGTCAAGTTAATAAGGCATTTGATACAGCTAAAGCGGCAAAAAACAACTAA
- a CDS encoding methionine ABC transporter permease, which produces MKVDWATFWPRIVDSTGETILMVIMTLIFGSILGILIGLLLFVTRKGNILENKLVFRLLNLLINIIRPIPFIIFLVAISPLTRSVIGTTIGTWAAIFPMTIAASFGIARVVENNLISIDPGVIEAAKAMGASPFQIIFTVLIPEALGPLILGLTFVTISLIDFSAMAGTVGGGGLGYVAMTYGYQRFDGSVMLVTVIILILLVQIAQWIGNTLSRKIMRR; this is translated from the coding sequence ATGAAGGTCGATTGGGCAACGTTTTGGCCGCGAATTGTAGATTCGACAGGCGAAACCATTTTAATGGTCATCATGACTTTGATTTTTGGTTCAATTCTGGGTATTTTGATTGGATTACTTTTATTTGTTACAAGAAAAGGCAATATTTTGGAAAATAAACTAGTTTTCCGATTGCTGAATTTACTTATTAATATTATCAGGCCTATTCCATTTATTATTTTCCTTGTTGCAATTAGTCCTCTTACTCGGTCAGTTATTGGTACAACAATTGGCACATGGGCAGCGATCTTTCCAATGACAATAGCTGCATCATTTGGTATAGCAAGGGTAGTTGAAAATAATCTTATTAGCATTGATCCAGGTGTAATTGAAGCAGCAAAAGCAATGGGTGCAAGCCCGTTCCAAATCATCTTTACTGTGTTAATACCAGAAGCACTGGGTCCGCTTATTCTCGGATTAACCTTTGTAACTATTAGCTTAATAGATTTCTCCGCAATGGCAGGAACTGTCGGCGGCGGCGGATTAGGCTATGTTGCAATGACATATGGCTATCAACGGTTTGATGGCAGTGTCATGCTGGTGACAGTCATCATCTTAATATTGCTTGTGCAGATAGCGCAATGGATAGGCAATACATTATCTAGAAAAATAATGCGCAGATAA
- a CDS encoding methionine ABC transporter ATP-binding protein: MIEFSQVAKTFVLGKRRVEAVKDVSLTIQKGEIFGIIGFSGAGKSTLLRLVNLLESPSNGSISIQGEDLSSFSAKEVRKLRRRIGMIFQNFNLFTSRTVAGNIAYPLKLAGKPKGEIKARVDELLQFVGLTDKANDYPEQLSGGQKQRVGIARALANSPDILICDEATSALDPDTTNEILRLLKKVNKDLGITILLITHEMNVIQTICDRVAVMENGEVIESGNVFETFTDPQHPTTKRFIQSVQQDRPSESLLQQWQQSGGKNLYRVIFKGELANRPLLSQISRKNNVDVNIVYGSVQELQEKFFGNLLVSFEGEASAIHTVIAELEKEVSIEEVLIG; the protein is encoded by the coding sequence TTGATAGAATTCAGCCAAGTGGCTAAGACATTTGTATTGGGAAAAAGAAGAGTGGAAGCTGTTAAAGACGTTTCCTTAACCATTCAGAAAGGAGAAATATTTGGGATTATCGGCTTTAGTGGTGCTGGTAAAAGCACATTGCTGAGACTTGTAAACTTACTTGAAAGTCCGTCAAACGGCTCCATTAGTATTCAAGGCGAGGATTTATCAAGCTTTAGTGCAAAAGAGGTGCGTAAGCTAAGAAGACGGATCGGCATGATTTTTCAGAACTTTAACTTATTTACTTCAAGAACAGTAGCAGGCAACATCGCCTATCCTTTAAAGCTTGCAGGCAAGCCAAAGGGAGAAATCAAGGCAAGAGTCGATGAGTTATTACAATTTGTTGGATTGACAGATAAAGCGAACGATTATCCTGAACAGCTGTCTGGCGGGCAGAAGCAAAGGGTCGGCATCGCAAGGGCACTTGCGAATTCTCCAGATATACTGATATGTGATGAAGCAACTTCGGCTTTGGATCCTGATACGACAAATGAAATATTGCGTCTGCTAAAAAAAGTAAACAAGGATTTAGGAATTACGATATTGCTGATCACACATGAAATGAATGTTATTCAAACGATTTGTGACAGAGTTGCTGTTATGGAGAATGGGGAAGTCATTGAATCAGGTAATGTATTTGAGACTTTTACAGACCCGCAGCATCCGACGACAAAAAGATTCATTCAATCTGTACAACAGGATCGTCCGTCAGAATCCTTGCTTCAGCAATGGCAACAGAGTGGTGGTAAGAATCTGTATCGAGTCATTTTTAAGGGAGAGCTGGCAAATAGGCCATTACTATCACAAATTTCACGAAAGAATAATGTGGATGTCAATATAGTGTATGGTTCTGTGCAAGAGCTGCAAGAAAAGTTTTTTGGAAATTTATTAGTCTCTTTTGAAGGAGAAGCATCAGCTATCCATACAGTTATAGCTGAATTAGAAAAGGAAGTCTCTATTGAGGAGGTGCTTATAGGATGA